A portion of the Bdellovibrionota bacterium genome contains these proteins:
- a CDS encoding PIN domain-containing protein has translation MIAYLDSSVLLRVLLNQRDRFSRFSEIERPVASKLLKTECLRTLDRLRLNDLLTEDQHLKSLEELYSALDSVEFVEVSDAILDRAGSGFPVALGTLDAIHLVSAMMWREQNSFSLIFLTHDEVLAKAAKGLNFEVPGR, from the coding sequence ATGATCGCTTACCTGGACTCCTCGGTTCTGCTTCGGGTTTTATTGAACCAGAGAGACCGGTTTTCGAGATTTTCGGAAATTGAACGCCCTGTCGCAAGTAAGCTGCTCAAAACGGAGTGCCTGCGTACGCTCGACCGTTTACGGTTGAATGATCTACTGACGGAAGACCAACATTTGAAATCCCTTGAAGAGTTGTACTCTGCGCTCGATTCGGTGGAATTTGTCGAGGTTTCGGATGCGATCCTTGATCGTGCGGGTTCCGGCTTTCCGGTGGCGTTGGGAACGTTGGATGCGATCCACCTCGTTTCGGCTATGATGTGGCGGGAACAAAATAGCTTTTCTCTGATTTTTTTGACGCATGACGAGGTTCTCGCCAAGGCCGCGAAGGGATTAAATTTTGAAGTGCCGGGGCGTTAA